In Carassius auratus strain Wakin chromosome 12, ASM336829v1, whole genome shotgun sequence, the sequence TACATTATAAGAGAAATATTATTGTTCCACCTTGTGAAAAAAATGTCATGATTTTGCACAAGGAGATTCAGCTGCTCTGGATTAATGGCTGAAGACTGGTTTGCTCTGGTTTTTCTTATGGAAGAAGCCTGTAATCCAGCACAGCGCCAGCCCTTTTTCCACACAGACTGCCTCTCTTTAATGTTCTTTTCCTTGTAAAACACGATTTGAATTACTGCATCACCTTCATTACTCTGAACACAATACTATGATTGTGGAAAAATGTTTTCCTGCTCGTTTGCAATTTGGTTCAATCCAGTTTTAGAACCATAACCCTTTAGGAATGCGACTTCACATCATTTTGAATTACACTCTGATTATAAAGCTCTGCAACCTTTTTTGGATTCCAAGAATGATAATACAATTGACAATAATTCTTATCAGAGTGAGTATACATTCTGACATCTTAGACTGTGCTTATATATTTGCTAGAGGTGATGCATGTGGAAGATTTTGCTCATTTccaatttaaaacatatatatatatatatatatatatatatatatatatgtgtgtgtgtgtgtgtgtgtgtgtgtatatatatattagaaattatattttctgGATTACAATTTAGGTGAAATGTTAAACTGTTATTTGTATTATCCCTCTTTTGCATTTATGACAGCAGCACCCAAGCTGTACTCCAAAAATTGTGTAAAACCAGATGATTATTTTCTTCAGCATGACTCGAGAATGACCCAAAGTTTCAGCTTCAGAAGAACATCTGACCGTCTGTACAAAGATTAACCTAATAAATATCACAAATTCACTTATTTGATAAGTTAGCAATAAATGTCCattttgtatatcatttttaaatgttcaggATGAGGACAAGCCTAAAAACTTCACAGGTTTCAGTTAGTAAACAAATTAGTAAGCAAATCGAGGTAGTGGACACTAACagcaaaactgaacaaaaacattCAGCTAAACATAGGATATTCTGACAAAATTTTCCCACAAAAACACATCACTAACTTATAAAACATCTGGTAAATGTGTTTATTTCCAACTGAGCTTCCTCTGGGAATAAATATTTGTCAGCAATCTTAACAGCACTCATTCTGTTATTAGAAATACActcttttgttttaaacatttatgctTGTTGGTTGTCTGCACACTAGACACATTTTTATCTTTTAACAGGTATTTTTCTTCTCGATGAAAGCTTGTAAACAAGTAGATACATCTTCTTAAGCAAAACATTCATTTTCCTTAATTAGTACATAACAGAGGCCTGGGGTCATCTCATTGTGCACTCTGATATTGAAGTCATGACATTAATGAGAACCAGCTGACGTAAAACATGACATTcatacataataaaacacaagtcCACTAATCATAGAAACATTAGGCTTTATTTATACCAGGAAGAAAGAGTATAGTACAAGATTCTTTCAAACAAACATCTTTCTTTGCAGTAGAAAAATATGTAGGCATACACTATGGCTTGTGTAGGCTCCTTTTTACATTCAAACATGATCCCTCTTCGCAATTACAGCAGCTCGCGGTTCATCACAGTCCACAACCACCATTTTCAAGGCCTCaacttgtttttctattgaaattgaagaggaaaaaaacaatcaggaaaaaaaGCAACAATCTCATTCAATATTATCACTCTTAGCAACTCTCCTTTACTGACTATGACCTTCATAAAGTTGCATCCAAATCCCTCATCTTCTTTCCTCCAAATAACACTGGAGAGTTTCCACACATGGGTAATAAATCACAATGCAGCATTGTTTTAGGAAAGTGCATCTTTAAAAAAGTAGAACAGGCGTAGGAAAAAAGGGAAGTGCAACAGCAGATATTTAGCACTTAATGGACATTATTATCTCTCATGGACTTCTTTATAATGCGTCATGCTTGCTTAGTGCATTCACTAGAAAGTGAAAGATACACTGGTACTATCAAATGAGATGCAAAAACTTCAATATGAAGCAATCTCACATTGTACCAGATTTTTccataatattaaaattacacacgCTTTGTTCACTACTGTTAATGGGACAATTCACTCAAAATGGAAAATTCTGTTATCTTTTAATCACCTTCACACGGTATTAAACTTAAACAACTTATTATTCAGTGGAACACTAGAGAACATCATTTGAATAAttgttttgtccatacaatgaaagtcagtggggtccttaacaacatttactttcattatatggcaaaaaataaaataaaataaataaataaaaacactgatacattttgtgttaacataaaataaatgcatacgtTTGGAGGTTGAATCAAttacaaaactttcattttgggttAAACTGTCTCTTTAAAGAGGACTTCCAAAAATTCAATGACTTTAGATAGAATGATAGGGATGGAGCAGTTCTCTGTAAAAAATTGAGCCGTGCGGTTTTCCTCACATGGTTCGGCACACACTAGGAACGCGGTTTAACTTGAATCTGACAACAACgcataaaacaaacagtgttcaGCTAATGTATGTTTCTGTTAATGGATGTGCATTGTGGCTTCCCAGTACATTAAaacaaaagtgataaaaaaaacaacaaactgcGGACAAgccattcactcttgttcaacgcgaGTGCCGTATGCTGGAATATGAGGAGCAGTCATGTATTCCATCGTGCTAATAGCGCACGTGCACAggtgagacctgaacagcacacgttgctatctgtgtttaaactaaactcatttaaactttgccagtttaaacatttaagagccagaagAGAAGATTTGTAAGTGCACTTAGAACGTGTGCAAATATTAATCTCTCTCTAAAGTATTGTGTTTGAAtagacaaattcacacaaaaaatatgCCAAAATGCACGTCTTGGAAAATATACTATAGCAGACATAACCAGCTGAACGTACTGTTTCAGTGCACTGGATTAGTGCATTATCTTAAAATGACAGCACTTTCTTAATATTAATCATACagcaaaaacaaggaaatcactcactgctcatGATCGAATAGCTTTTATAACATTAATACagattaatctttaatttatacagtaaaatattcaatgctattttacatttgactactttattacatttatgtaCCTAAAACGGTTAGACCTAacttaaaaaaaacctgaaaatcactgtttattgtatttgtatcttttatctttactgtatttattggTGTTGTTGCTTGTAGTAAAACAGATTATTACTAATCACAGAATAACACAAAGGAAGGCATCTATGTCATGAAAATTATTGGTTTACCCCATGTAAGATCTACAAAATAGTGTATATAGTGTGCtaaaaaatttgaaaattacATAAACCAACATTTTTCATTCTCAGTAACTGCCATTTGGTTAACGTGGTTAGTCTCAAACTTGCATAGAGTCCAAACTTCTCATTTTAAACTAAATGTGCATCTCAGAACCAACATTGAATTATTTTGGAAAGTATGAAAGATGGTCACACATGGCCAAAAGGTTTTCTTTTGAGGAAATCATTGCTAATATCAATTATTCAGATTTTTCAAAAGTCAATTCTAAAACCATTTGCATTTGTCCTTGTTACAACATTTACTTCAAGTTTATCTGGGTTCTTGAACTTTCACCAGTAGGGGGTGTTGTTCTCAATATGACCCCAACTCTGCCACTCGGGGAAGAATCCACTAGACATTCTCGGGCTCCCAAATTGATCAAATTCCATCTCTGGACGTTTCCCTTGATTCTTGAAATCTGTTGCCCTCTGTTGGGTTACACTGGTCTGATTGAGGTCGTTCTCTGCATGGCCCAGCTTGTAATTTTTTCCATCGTTATTGTCCCAGTATGTGGTATCATTAGTTTTGTAGGATATGCAGAACTCTACCTGCTCATGTGGGGGCACAAAACTCGGAAGTTCGATGGAAAACGAGAAAGTGTCAACGTCCTCACAACCATAAACATTATTCATGTATGTACAAGGAATATCAGCATAACTTTTCCATGAATTAAATGTTATTCGCACATGGACCATTTTCTCAAAGCTTACGCTGCTCACTTTGACTGTGCCGGTGAGGGAtctctcttgaattatacagtttTCCAAGCATACCAGACTCTTCTTTAGACGGTTCCGAAAGTCCAAATAGTCTGCAGCAGGCTGAGTGAAATCCAAAATCAAATTATTCTCCTTCTCCCCTCTCAGGCCCACAATGGCATCCTCCAAGTCTGATAATTCGAACTGCAGGTCTAACATGGGGTCTTCCTCAAGTTCCTTGAATACATGGACTGCTGTCAGAGACATGCCTCTGGAGTCAGCAAAAActactttctttttgtttttgatctCAGGTCTCTTCCATCCTATGTTATCTGTGTCGACATCTGTCTTGTTACTGATGCAGGATCTCAGAGGTTTGTACTGGTTGACTAGGATCCTGGACTTGCAGTCCTCATATGAACTGAGGAAACTGCAAAGAGGCGGTGAATGTGCCAGACAAATTCTCATTGCTACATCCACAGGCATAATTGGACTTGGCATTGGCCTGGGGTTCAGTATCTGCAGAACCCTGTCATGAAGACAATAATGAAGAACACTGCAGTGACCAATTAAGCAAGAGATGTGAAATAATTTCCTCAGAATTAAGAGATTAAAGTGGTGAACAAAACTATATTTGCAGCTAGTTTGAGCtattttacaatacaattatAGACCAAAAGCTGATGATTTAAGTTTTTCACAATAgaataataatcagtttttatAAGGAATATTTATACTTCcatactatatttattattactttaatacATGACAGAATTAAGGACCGTGATAAGTCCAAAAGCaacacattataaaatataaattgataAAATATCTATTTCAGTCTTTTAGCATAATACTGTGTCATTAGACACTACTGTGCATTTCAGTTCTTcctagtatttattttattttttttaaattttgtagtAACAGTAGTTACTACTTTTAAGATTTTACCTTTAAAGTAGGCAGTACGTATATAGACTATGTAATGCCTTACTAGTCATTACAAACATACAGtgttgttaaatgtaaaaatgttattgtaactAGTGAGATATGCAATATTACTAATAACAGCATAGTAGCGTCTcaaaaatagaaactattatcTAATACAAGAATAACAGCAAATCTATAACAGAGACAAGTAACTAGATTATTTCAATGAATAGTACCAGTAAAACTGGAGTATGTACTATAGCTAAATCTAAACCACAGGCCCCTATAGATTACATtggcaaaaaacaacaaataaacaaacattgaattaaatgtcaaCCAACTGTCGCAGTTTGGACTAATTAACCAGCTATAGAAAAGTGAGTAGGCTACTAGTAACATAAACAGATACACTAATAGAAGTTTAAACAGCTTGACAGTCCCAGTGTTCAAACAATACTATAAACATGCCAGTATTGTTTTAAATAGAATCTTAATCATTAGTCATGTTCAAAAGTCATCTTTACACTTTTCCAGCATGTAGTTAGCAGTGACAAACCCACTCGATGCACTGTGACGCACTCTGTATTCCTACCTGGTGCAATTCATTGAAACCAGAGGTTTGCTTCCTAAACGGCAGACACAGTTTGCTCTATTATAGTTCGAACAAGtatagttttttttccttcttgcttTTAAACTTCACTTAACTTGTCGACCATGATAACTAAAAACCCACTGACGAACCGTGCTTGCAGCGGCACGCCCCCTTCGCTGTCCAGCTGTACTGCAAAAGCCAAGATCGTTCCGGCACAATATCAAGCCCCTGTCTGCGCGCATTGGTTCACAGAAACCCATTTTGACAGCCAATGAGAAAGCAGAAGAACAAGGCACTTGAGCAATCAGCGCGCAGTAAAGCGCAGCGGGCCCGCGAGCACCGAAGTTTGAGAAAAGCAGGGGGGAAGCGTCAACTCAGATAGAGCTGAGGAAGGCTTGACGCGTAATTTCTGGTTAAAagtattattagggcccgagcaccgaggtgcgaggaccctcttgtatctgctttgtttattagggctcaagcctggagggcgagagccctattgttttccttagaattattttttattattagggctcaagcctggagggcgagagccctattgttttccttaggattattttttattattattagggcgagagccctattgttttacttaggattatttattattattagggctcaagcctggagggcgagagccctattgttttccttaggattattttttagtattattattattttttttttttttccaacgtctcgggggcttttggggcccttaacatgctcgaaaactcttgaaaattggcacacaccttggaacctgcggccattagggctgggcagagactgatacacgggcgtggcacaggggctctacagcgccccctggaatactgagggccatatatcatacatacgtGCAcatagacacacgaaactcggtacacatgtagatctcatcaaaccaaacaactttcgtactgcatgtcataggctccgcccaacaggaagttggatatttagggtttagtattcaaatttttcgtcaaagttgtgggggcttttggggtccttaacatactcaaaaactcttgaaaatttgcacacactttggaatctgtggcctttaggagcctgcagaggctgggacccgggcgtggcacaggggctctacggcgccccctggatcacagtcagaaatgttgatgtatagctcacacatacttgcacatattcatatgaaactcagtacacatatagatctcaccgtgccgaacaacttttgtattgcatgtcctaggctccgcccaacaggaagtcagctatttagcaTCATGTAAAAAGCCCATGCTCTGGAATTttaaatacttgtcataggttttttactcgatggccgccaaactcggtcaacatgatttcaagacactggggatgaaaaattgccaggggatttttgatatctcgaacggtttgcttgtggcaaggtgttgaaattatggcgataaatgagaaacaggaagtgtctaataacatccacatacatttcctgattttaataaaacttcatcagattattcgttgtattatgtcgatcgcatatatgtgactattaggagtcaaagttatagcgccaccaactggcagaaggaagtgtgtcattttcaaaatgatttgaattcagcatcttattattactcgattagcttcaaacttcatcagaataatgttaaaacacagccgatataaatctgcaagggggatattgatatctaaaaaattgttggcgtggcaacatgtcaaactggaatacttctcaggtgattttgaggcaaataacatacttagaatttcacaaaactctgaacacacatcagtatttctgataggaacttaaattgtgaatggattttggatagcttgaatggttttgccgtggtgattttttgaaatgcccttacaaagggaatcattattgtatttttaaattgcagcttccaaacatgtcaaataattttttcatacagatgaaaaagtcattctgaggaaatatgcatagtttcacgactttacaacactgtatggataacagaaaattaaaaaactgtcagacttctcaactgacatgatctcactctggccactctgtctgtgtgaggaaagggagggggagagggagggggagtgtgagggggttggtgactgtgaatttttggtgactgacagtgtgtgtggattgtagggaggggctgtctggcagagagagagagagagagagagagagagagagagacctaatcatccctttaataatcagggggaaaaaaatctgtatttagggcccgagcaccgatggtgtgaggaccctcttggaattgctccgtttattattattattagggctcaagcccaaagggcgagaggcctattgttttccttaggattattttttattattattattattattttttttttccaacgtctcgggggcttttggggcccttaacgtgcttaaaaagtcttgaaaattggcacacagattggaacctgcggccattagggccgggcagagactgatacacgggcgtggcacaggggctctacagcgccccctggaatatggagggccatatatcatacattcttgctcgtagacgaatgaaactcggtacacatataaatctcatcaatccaaacaacttttgtattgcatatcataggctccgcccaacaggaagttggctatttagggtttagtattcaaatttttcgtcaaagttgtgggggcttttggggtccttaacatactcaaaaactcttgaaaatttgcgcacactttggaatctgtggcctttaggagcctgcagaggctgggacccgggcgtggcacaggggctctacggcgccccctggaacacagtcagaaat encodes:
- the LOC113111705 gene encoding protein phosphatase 1 regulatory subunit 3C-B-like; the protein is MNCTRVLQILNPRPMPSPIMPVDVAMRICLAHSPPLCSFLSSYEDCKSRILVNQYKPLRSCISNKTDVDTDNIGWKRPEIKNKKKVVFADSRGMSLTAVHVFKELEEDPMLDLQFELSDLEDAIVGLRGEKENNLILDFTQPAADYLDFRNRLKKSLVCLENCIIQERSLTGTVKVSSVSFEKMVHVRITFNSWKSYADIPCTYMNNVYGCEDVDTFSFSIELPSFVPPHEQVEFCISYKTNDTTYWDNNDGKNYKLGHAENDLNQTSVTQQRATDFKNQGKRPEMEFDQFGSPRMSSGFFPEWQSWGHIENNTPYW